The following are encoded in a window of Castanea sativa cultivar Marrone di Chiusa Pesio chromosome 9, ASM4071231v1 genomic DNA:
- the LOC142611368 gene encoding strigolactone esterase D14-like encodes MDTLCDYGGHIVEALNVNVYGNGTQALVLAHGFGADQTLWHYLIPYLACYFKVVVFDLVFSPNVNPDLYNPKKYSNFNGYVQDLLCLLDQLNVNKTIYLGHSMSAMIGCIAATKRPDLFEHLILLSGSPRYLNAEGYIGGFERSQIDKIFTQIDQNFPSWVQNFAPVAVGVNSTTAIAQFRSSLGRMKPKTALSVAKTVFLSDLRWVLPKVSVPCTIIQSKKDFIVPKFVAFYMERKLGGSARVKILKTRGHFPQLTAYHLLLKVLKGVLFLKG; translated from the exons ATGGATACACTGTGTGATTATGGAGGACACATTGTTGAAGCACTAAACGTCAATGTTTATGGAAATGGCACTCAAGCCCTAGTTCTGGCTCATGGGTTTGGTGCAGACCAGACTCTATGGCACTATCTGATCCCTTACCTTGCATGCTACTTCAAGGTTGTGGTTTTCGACCTAGTTTTCTCTCCAAACGTAAATCCTGACCTTTACAATCCCAAGAAGTACTCCAATTTCAATGGTTACGTCCAAGACTTGCTGTGCCTTCTTGATCAACTCAATGTGAATAAGACTATTTATTTGGGTCACTCCATGTCAGCCATGATTGGATGCATCGCCGCAACTAAGAGACCAGACCTCTTTGAACACCTTATCTTACTAAGTGGCTCTCCAAg GTACCTCAATGCTGAAGGATATATTGGAGGCTTTGAGCGCTCACAAATCGACAAAATCTTTACACAAATAGATCAAAACTTTCCAAGTTGGGTTCAAAACTTTGCTCCAGTAGCTGTAGGTGTGAACAGCACAACTGCCATAGCCCAATTTCGATCCAGTTTGGGGAGAATGAAACCAAAGACTGCACTTAGCGTGGCTAAGACTGTGTTTCTAAGCGACTTGAGATGGGTTCTGCCAAAAGTTTCAGTGCCTTGCACCATAATCCAATccaaaaaagattttattgttCCGAAATTCGTTGCGTTTTACATGGAAAGAAAGCTTGGTGGCAGTGCTAGGGTAAAGATATTAAAAACAAGAGGCCATTTTCCTCAACTTACAGCTTACCATTTGCTTCTGAAAGTGTTGAAGGGGGTTCTATTTCTAAAAGGATAA